In Bosea vestrisii, the following are encoded in one genomic region:
- the gatC gene encoding Asp-tRNA(Asn)/Glu-tRNA(Gln) amidotransferase subunit GatC — MSVDAATVKRVAHLSRIAVDDADVPKLQGELNAILGFVEQLNEVDVTGVEPMTSVTPMVMKKRQDVVTDGEIADEIVANAPASEDDYFMVPKVIE; from the coding sequence ATGTCGGTCGACGCCGCCACCGTCAAACGCGTCGCGCATCTCTCGCGCATCGCCGTCGATGATGCGGATGTGCCGAAGCTGCAAGGCGAGCTCAACGCCATCCTCGGCTTCGTCGAGCAGCTCAACGAGGTCGATGTCACAGGCGTCGAGCCGATGACCTCGGTGACGCCGATGGTGATGAAGAAGCGTCAGGACGTGGTCACTGACGGCGAGATCGCCGATGAGATCGTCGCCAACGCCCCGGCCTCCGAGGACGACTATTTCATGGTGCCGAAGGTGATCGAGTGA
- a CDS encoding Ldh family oxidoreductase: MTRLTLEQAEQKVADLFIEAGASPANAASVALALVMAEADGLKGHGLSRVPTYLSMLRSGKINGQAVPIARQPKPGVLAIDAAHGFAYPAIDLAVIELPEIARKQGIAAAPIRRSNHCGAAGLHVERLAEQGLVALLFANTPGAMAPWGGAKPVFGTNPIAFAAPLPGREPLVIDMALSKVARGPIVAAKQKGEAIPEGWALDAAGKPTTDPAAAIAGTMVPLGDAKGATLAMMVEILAAALVGTHFAFQASSFLDDKGGPPDTGQFILAIDPAGMGGNWFAERMRMLTHAIEEQPGTRLPGMRRYGLRAKARAEGIEVDL, from the coding sequence ATGACGCGCCTCACGCTCGAGCAGGCCGAGCAGAAGGTCGCAGACCTCTTCATCGAGGCCGGCGCCTCGCCCGCCAATGCCGCCTCGGTCGCGCTGGCTCTGGTCATGGCCGAGGCCGATGGGCTGAAGGGGCACGGGCTTTCCCGCGTGCCGACTTATCTGTCCATGCTTAGATCCGGCAAGATCAACGGCCAGGCCGTGCCGATCGCACGCCAGCCCAAGCCGGGCGTGCTGGCGATCGACGCCGCGCATGGCTTCGCCTATCCGGCGATCGACCTCGCGGTGATTGAGCTGCCCGAGATCGCCCGCAAGCAAGGCATCGCCGCCGCCCCGATCCGCCGCTCGAACCATTGCGGCGCCGCCGGCCTGCATGTCGAGCGTCTGGCCGAGCAGGGGCTGGTGGCACTGCTCTTCGCCAATACGCCCGGCGCGATGGCGCCCTGGGGCGGTGCCAAACCGGTCTTCGGCACCAATCCGATCGCCTTTGCCGCGCCGCTGCCGGGGCGCGAGCCGCTGGTGATCGACATGGCGCTGTCCAAGGTGGCACGAGGCCCGATCGTTGCGGCGAAGCAAAAGGGCGAGGCAATCCCCGAAGGCTGGGCACTCGACGCTGCCGGCAAGCCGACGACCGACCCGGCGGCGGCGATCGCCGGCACCATGGTGCCGCTCGGCGACGCCAAGGGCGCGACGCTCGCCATGATGGTCGAGATCCTCGCCGCGGCGCTGGTCGGCACCCATTTCGCCTTCCAGGCTTCGTCCTTCCTCGATGACAAGGGCGGCCCGCCCGATACCGGCCAGTTCATCCTCGCCATCGACCCCGCGGGCATGGGCGGCAACTGGTTCGCCGAGCGGATGAGGATGCTGACGCATGCGATCGAGGAGCAGCCAGGCACCCGGCTGCCCGGCATGCGGCGCTATGGGCTGCGGGCCAAGGCGCGGGCCGAGGGCATCGAGGTCGATCTCTAA
- a CDS encoding MmcQ/YjbR family DNA-binding protein has protein sequence MTLAEYNAFCAALPATSHVVQWGGADVWKVGGKVFALGRDDAEGALFVSFKCSPMAYEMLRDAPGCRPAPYLASRGMKWIQRFSGESLPDEAFRDYLRESYRLVAAGLTRKVRKEIGLDG, from the coding sequence ATGACCCTCGCCGAATACAACGCCTTCTGCGCCGCCCTGCCCGCGACCAGCCATGTCGTGCAGTGGGGCGGCGCCGATGTCTGGAAGGTCGGCGGCAAGGTGTTCGCGCTCGGCCGCGACGACGCCGAGGGCGCGCTCTTCGTCTCGTTCAAATGCTCGCCCATGGCCTATGAGATGTTGCGTGATGCGCCCGGCTGCCGGCCGGCGCCGTATCTCGCCTCGCGCGGAATGAAATGGATCCAGCGCTTCTCTGGCGAGAGCCTGCCGGACGAGGCCTTCCGCGACTATCTGCGCGAGAGCTACCGGCTGGTTGCAGCGGGGTTGACGCGCAAGGTCCGCAAGGAGATTGGGCTCGACGGCTGA
- a CDS encoding GNAT family N-acetyltransferase, with protein sequence MSDRIVSKIVSLHTPGRDVLPAYVRALEAGWSPNTMRDVAPEQLAAIAADPDVFVEGLNQRGGTIRLHDDSEVARLPDMIRWIIAIDQPERPFVGSINLRWQEDEAGRPVTELPSHVLGHVGYTILPDHAGHGYASAALAAVLAEARAIGLPFLKITCDTRNLASRRIIEKNGGRFLESFLAPFYGPEERLMYRIDLQS encoded by the coding sequence GTGTCGGACAGGATCGTTTCCAAGATCGTTTCATTGCATACGCCGGGGCGGGACGTGTTGCCCGCCTATGTCCGTGCCTTGGAAGCGGGCTGGTCGCCGAACACGATGCGTGACGTCGCACCCGAGCAGCTCGCTGCGATCGCGGCCGATCCCGACGTGTTCGTTGAGGGGCTGAACCAGCGCGGCGGCACGATTCGCCTGCATGACGACAGCGAGGTCGCGCGCCTGCCGGATATGATCCGCTGGATCATTGCTATCGATCAGCCTGAGCGTCCCTTCGTCGGCAGCATCAATCTGCGCTGGCAGGAAGATGAAGCCGGCAGGCCGGTCACGGAGCTGCCGTCGCATGTGCTCGGCCATGTCGGCTACACCATCCTGCCGGACCATGCCGGGCACGGTTATGCCAGTGCGGCCTTGGCCGCCGTCCTCGCCGAGGCTCGTGCCATCGGACTGCCATTCCTCAAGATCACCTGCGACACGCGCAATCTGGCCTCGCGGCGGATCATCGAGAAGAATGGCGGGCGTTTCCTTGAGAGCTTCCTCGCGCCGTTCTACGGGCCGGAGGAACGGCTGATGTACCGGATCGATCTGCAATCATGA
- a CDS encoding hydroxyacid dehydrogenase, translating to MTDIVITEFMDEAAVATLKARYSVHHDPELFGKPDELARLVADIPALIVRNQTQVRGALLAGAKNLKVVGRLGVGLDNIDMEACIARRIQVFPATGANSLSVVEYVIGTAMTLLRGAYFANAAMIAGEFPKTKLIGREIAGKRMGLVGFGAIARDVARHARALGMTVTAYDPYVPADAPVWQGIEKLDLDALLSTSDVISIHLPLTPETRGLIGEAAFATMKPDAILINAARGGIMDEAALVAALKGGRLGGAALDVFEQEPLKADGAKLFAGTPNLILTPHIAGNTVESNGRVSGLVAERVIAALEGRP from the coding sequence ATGACCGACATCGTCATCACCGAATTCATGGACGAGGCGGCCGTGGCGACGCTGAAGGCGCGCTACAGCGTGCATCACGACCCGGAGCTCTTCGGCAAACCCGACGAGCTTGCCCGGCTCGTGGCCGACATCCCGGCGCTGATCGTGCGCAACCAGACGCAGGTTCGCGGCGCGCTGCTGGCGGGTGCGAAGAACCTCAAGGTTGTCGGCCGGCTCGGCGTCGGCCTCGACAACATCGACATGGAAGCCTGCATCGCGCGCAGAATCCAGGTCTTCCCGGCGACCGGCGCCAACAGCCTGTCGGTGGTCGAGTACGTCATCGGCACGGCGATGACGCTGCTGCGCGGCGCCTATTTCGCCAATGCCGCGATGATCGCCGGCGAGTTCCCGAAGACGAAGCTGATCGGCCGCGAGATCGCCGGCAAGCGCATGGGCCTCGTCGGCTTCGGCGCGATCGCCCGAGACGTCGCGCGGCATGCCAGGGCGCTCGGCATGACGGTCACAGCCTACGACCCCTACGTTCCGGCCGATGCTCCGGTCTGGCAGGGCATCGAGAAGCTCGATCTCGACGCGCTGCTTTCGACTTCGGACGTGATCTCGATCCATTTGCCGCTGACGCCGGAGACGCGCGGACTGATCGGCGAGGCCGCCTTCGCCACGATGAAACCCGATGCCATCCTGATCAACGCGGCGCGCGGCGGGATCATGGACGAGGCGGCGCTGGTCGCGGCGCTGAAGGGCGGCCGTCTCGGCGGCGCGGCACTCGACGTCTTCGAGCAGGAGCCGCTCAAGGCCGACGGCGCAAAACTCTTCGCCGGTACGCCGAACCTGATCCTGACGCCGCATATCGCCGGCAACACGGTGGAATCGAACGGGCGCGTCTCCGGCCTCGTCGCCGAGCGGGTCATCGCGGCGCTGGAGGGGCGGCCATGA
- a CDS encoding YeiH family protein, whose amino-acid sequence MTEAASLRLTSGLGRLAPGIALSAAVAVASVLAEPVLKQLAGGRVGIPAVVIALVIGMLLHPIANTRRFEPGMTFCVKKLLRWAIALLGLRVALGDIIALGLGTALLVIVSMVATVVCGFLLARLLGREPGVGALAGVATAVCGASAALATATVVPDYRNKAADTAFTVIAMNVLATIAMLAYPLLCVWLGLSQQQTGVMLGATIHDVAQVVGAGQAVSDEAANAAVIVKLFRVFLLLPSVLVVGWWLTRHGETHGHAKVPVPVFAFVFLVMCLVNSVLSTQAGLAGIYLPVRDILLDVSRWGLLIAIAALGLGTSIAAMARLGWRHLALVTGTSLIILVVATGGIVLLG is encoded by the coding sequence ATGACCGAAGCAGCCTCCTTGCGCCTGACCAGTGGCCTCGGCCGGCTTGCGCCGGGCATTGCCTTGTCGGCGGCGGTGGCGGTCGCCTCCGTGCTGGCCGAGCCTGTCCTGAAGCAGCTTGCTGGCGGTCGCGTCGGCATCCCGGCTGTGGTGATCGCCCTGGTGATCGGTATGCTCCTGCATCCGATCGCCAACACCCGGCGCTTCGAGCCGGGCATGACCTTCTGCGTCAAGAAGCTGCTGCGCTGGGCGATCGCGCTGCTCGGCCTGCGTGTCGCGCTTGGCGATATCATCGCGCTTGGCCTGGGCACGGCACTGCTCGTGATTGTCTCCATGGTGGCGACCGTCGTCTGCGGCTTCCTGCTGGCCCGGCTGCTCGGCCGCGAGCCCGGAGTCGGTGCTCTCGCTGGCGTCGCGACCGCGGTCTGCGGCGCCTCGGCCGCGCTCGCCACCGCGACGGTGGTCCCCGACTATCGCAACAAGGCCGCCGACACCGCCTTCACCGTGATCGCGATGAACGTGCTCGCGACGATCGCGATGCTGGCCTATCCGCTGCTCTGCGTCTGGCTCGGCCTCTCGCAGCAACAGACCGGCGTCATGCTCGGCGCGACCATCCATGACGTCGCGCAGGTCGTCGGCGCCGGCCAGGCCGTCTCCGACGAAGCGGCGAATGCCGCGGTGATCGTCAAGCTGTTCCGGGTCTTCCTGCTGCTGCCTTCGGTGCTGGTCGTCGGCTGGTGGCTGACGCGCCACGGCGAAACCCATGGTCATGCCAAGGTTCCGGTCCCGGTTTTCGCCTTCGTCTTTCTCGTGATGTGCCTGGTCAACAGCGTGCTGAGCACGCAGGCGGGGCTCGCGGGCATCTACCTGCCGGTGCGGGACATCCTGCTCGACGTCTCGCGCTGGGGCCTGCTGATCGCGATCGCGGCGCTCGGCCTGGGAACCTCGATTGCGGCGATGGCCCGGCTCGGCTGGCGCCACCTTGCCCTCGTCACCGGAACCAGCCTCATCATCCTCGTCGTCGCCACGGGCGGTATCGTCCTGCTCGGCTGA
- the ade gene encoding adenine deaminase, producing MTDAATLARRIAQGRGDEPADRVIRGANLFDLVSGDLVETDIALCGDTIVGTHGRYEGKASFDATGLIAVPGFIDTHLHVESSLVTPLEFERCVLPHGVTTAICDPHEISNVLGAEGIRYFLACAEEMRMDLRVQLSSCVPATHLETAGAALEAADLTPFMDHPKVIGLAEFMNFPGVLHRDSGCLAKLEAFSHRHIDGHAPLVRGLDLNGYLAAGIRTDHETTTAEEAREKLAKGMAILIREGSVSKDLHALIPLITRDASPFLAFCTDDRNPLDIAEEGHLDYMVRTAIAHGADVLATYRTASLSAARNFGLFDRGFIGPGKRADIVLVDDLAGCRVKQVFAGGRLVEDKLFADRKAIPPVGLASVRSRRLAPEDFAVKAREGETPVIGVVPGRIITERLSMRLPAKDGFALPDLDQDAVKATVIERHGRNGGIAGGFVHGFGMKHGAIASSVGHDSHNLCVVGVDEASMAAAANRLIETGGGFAVADGGKVTAELALPVAGLMSDQPFETVRHGLEGLRAAAKALGVVLAEPFLQVAFLTLPVIPHLKITDKGLVDVDRFDFV from the coding sequence ATGACCGATGCAGCCACCCTCGCCCGCCGAATCGCGCAAGGACGCGGCGATGAGCCGGCCGATCGCGTCATCCGCGGCGCGAATCTGTTCGACCTCGTCTCGGGCGACCTCGTCGAAACCGATATCGCGCTCTGCGGCGACACCATCGTCGGCACCCATGGCCGCTATGAGGGCAAGGCGAGCTTCGATGCCACCGGCTTGATTGCCGTGCCCGGCTTCATCGACACGCATCTGCACGTCGAATCCTCGCTGGTGACGCCGCTCGAATTCGAGCGCTGCGTGCTGCCGCACGGGGTCACGACTGCAATCTGCGACCCGCACGAGATCTCCAATGTGCTCGGCGCCGAGGGCATCCGCTATTTCCTCGCCTGCGCCGAAGAGATGCGGATGGATCTGCGCGTGCAGCTGTCGAGTTGCGTGCCGGCGACGCATCTGGAGACGGCGGGCGCGGCGCTCGAGGCTGCCGACCTCACCCCGTTCATGGACCACCCCAAGGTGATCGGCCTCGCCGAGTTCATGAACTTTCCTGGCGTGCTGCATCGCGATTCCGGCTGCCTCGCCAAGCTCGAAGCATTTTCACATCGGCATATCGATGGCCATGCGCCGCTGGTCCGCGGTCTCGACCTCAATGGCTATCTCGCCGCCGGCATCCGCACCGATCACGAGACCACGACGGCAGAGGAAGCGCGAGAAAAGCTGGCGAAGGGCATGGCGATCCTGATCCGCGAAGGCTCGGTCTCGAAGGACCTGCACGCGCTGATCCCGCTGATCACCCGCGATGCCTCGCCCTTCCTCGCCTTCTGCACTGACGACCGCAACCCACTCGACATCGCCGAGGAAGGCCATCTCGACTACATGGTCCGCACCGCGATCGCCCATGGTGCGGATGTGCTGGCGACCTATCGCACGGCGAGCCTGTCGGCGGCGCGGAATTTCGGCCTGTTCGATCGCGGCTTCATCGGTCCCGGCAAGCGCGCCGACATCGTGCTGGTCGACGATCTCGCCGGCTGCCGCGTCAAACAAGTGTTCGCCGGCGGCCGTCTGGTCGAGGACAAGCTATTCGCAGACAGGAAGGCGATCCCGCCCGTCGGCCTCGCCAGCGTCCGCAGCCGCAGGCTCGCGCCGGAGGATTTCGCGGTGAAGGCCCGCGAGGGCGAAACGCCGGTGATCGGCGTCGTACCCGGCCGCATCATCACTGAGCGCCTTTCCATGCGCCTGCCGGCGAAAGACGGCTTCGCCCTACCCGATCTCGACCAAGACGCCGTCAAGGCCACGGTGATCGAGCGCCATGGCCGCAACGGCGGCATCGCTGGCGGCTTCGTCCACGGCTTCGGCATGAAGCATGGCGCGATCGCCTCCTCTGTCGGCCATGACAGTCATAATCTCTGCGTCGTCGGTGTCGACGAGGCCTCGATGGCGGCCGCGGCAAACCGGCTGATCGAGACCGGTGGTGGCTTCGCGGTGGCCGATGGCGGCAAGGTCACGGCGGAGCTCGCACTGCCCGTCGCCGGGCTGATGAGCGACCAGCCCTTCGAGACGGTACGGCACGGTTTGGAAGGCTTGCGTGCGGCGGCGAAGGCGCTCGGCGTCGTGCTGGCCGAGCCCTTCCTGCAGGTCGCCTTCCTGACCCTGCCGGTGATTCCGCATCTGAAGATCACCGACAAAGGCCTTGTCGACGTTGATCGATTCGATTTTGTCTGA
- the gatA gene encoding Asp-tRNA(Asn)/Glu-tRNA(Gln) amidotransferase subunit GatA: MTDLTRLTLTDARDGLKAKQFSATELAKAHIAAVEQARALNAYVLETPEHALKQAAASDEKLAKGEAGPLEGLPLGIKDLFATKGVRTTACSRILGNFVPAYESTVSSQLWRDGAVMLGKLNNDEFAMGSSNESSAFGPVVNPWRRKGSNVGAGAAGAIEGNHLVPGGSSGGSAAAVAAHLCLAATATDTGGSIRQPAAFTGTVGIKPTYGRCSRWGIVAFASSLDQAGPIGKTVRDCAVMLRSMAGHDPKDTTSVDRAVPDYEASVGRSIKGMKIGIPREYRLEGLNAEIDALWQQGIDWLKAAGAEIVEISLPHAKYALPAYYIVAPAEASSNLARYDGVRYGLREQGRDIVEMYEKTRAAGFGAEVRRRIMIGTYVLSSGYYDAYYLRAQKVRTLIKRDFEAVYDQGIDAVLTPATPSSAFGIGEKGSSDPVEMYLNDVFTVTVNMAGLPGIAVPAGLDSQGLPLGLQLIGRPFDEETLFSLGQVIEEAAGHFPVSERWWA; the protein is encoded by the coding sequence GTGACCGATCTCACCCGCCTGACCCTGACCGACGCCCGCGACGGGCTGAAGGCCAAGCAATTCTCCGCCACTGAGCTCGCCAAGGCCCATATCGCCGCCGTCGAGCAGGCGCGCGCGCTCAATGCCTATGTGCTGGAGACGCCCGAGCATGCGCTGAAGCAGGCCGCCGCCTCGGACGAGAAGCTCGCCAAGGGCGAGGCCGGCCCGCTGGAGGGCCTGCCCCTCGGCATCAAGGACCTGTTCGCGACCAAGGGCGTGCGCACCACCGCCTGCTCGCGCATCCTCGGCAACTTCGTGCCGGCCTATGAGTCGACGGTCTCATCGCAGCTCTGGCGCGACGGCGCCGTCATGCTCGGCAAGCTCAACAATGACGAGTTCGCCATGGGCTCGTCGAACGAGAGCTCGGCCTTCGGGCCGGTGGTCAATCCCTGGCGGCGCAAGGGCTCGAATGTCGGGGCCGGCGCTGCCGGCGCGATCGAGGGCAATCATCTGGTGCCCGGCGGCTCGTCCGGCGGCTCTGCCGCAGCCGTCGCCGCGCATCTTTGCCTCGCCGCGACCGCGACCGACACCGGCGGCTCGATCCGCCAGCCGGCCGCCTTCACCGGCACGGTCGGCATCAAGCCGACCTATGGCCGCTGCTCGCGCTGGGGCATCGTCGCTTTCGCCTCCTCGCTCGACCAGGCCGGGCCGATCGGCAAGACCGTACGCGACTGCGCCGTGATGCTGCGTTCCATGGCGGGGCATGATCCCAAGGACACCACCTCGGTCGATCGCGCTGTACCTGATTACGAGGCCTCGGTCGGGCGCTCGATCAAGGGCATGAAGATCGGCATCCCCCGGGAATATCGCCTGGAGGGCCTCAACGCCGAGATCGACGCGCTCTGGCAGCAGGGCATCGACTGGCTGAAGGCGGCCGGTGCCGAGATCGTCGAGATCTCGCTACCGCACGCCAAATACGCGCTGCCGGCCTATTACATCGTCGCTCCGGCGGAGGCTTCGTCCAACCTCGCCCGCTATGACGGCGTCCGCTATGGCCTGCGCGAGCAGGGCCGCGACATCGTCGAGATGTACGAGAAGACTCGCGCCGCCGGCTTCGGTGCCGAGGTCAGGCGCCGCATCATGATCGGCACCTATGTGCTGTCCTCGGGCTATTACGACGCCTATTACCTGCGCGCCCAGAAGGTGCGAACGCTGATCAAGCGCGATTTTGAAGCTGTCTACGACCAGGGCATCGACGCGGTGCTGACGCCGGCGACACCGTCCTCCGCCTTCGGTATTGGCGAGAAGGGTTCGTCCGACCCGGTCGAGATGTATCTCAACGACGTCTTCACGGTGACGGTGAACATGGCCGGGCTGCCCGGCATCGCCGTGCCGGCGGGCCTCGACAGCCAGGGCCTGCCGCTTGGCCTGCAGCTGATCGGCCGGCCTTTCGACGAGGAGACGCTGTTCTCGCTCGGTCAGGTGATCGAGGAGGCTGCCGGCCACTTCCCGGTCAGCGAGCGTTGGTGGGCCTGA
- a CDS encoding metal-dependent hydrolase, translating to MQLTWFGHSAFRLDLSGASVLIDPFFSGNPAFEGDVAAASKGVSHIVVTHGHGDHVGDTLAIAAANDATVITNYDLCMHLASKGLTKFEPMNTGGTVDLGAFSVTLVRADHSAGMGEAGVAVPVGNANGAIIKAPGEKTLWHMGDTDIFADMALLAELHGVEICICPIGDRFTMGAKTAALAMTRFVKPKLAIPCHYGSFPIIAQDAAVFVEGLKGSGVEALVPEKGKAVTI from the coding sequence ATGCAGCTCACCTGGTTCGGCCATTCGGCGTTTCGGCTCGACCTGTCCGGCGCCTCGGTCCTGATCGACCCGTTCTTCTCCGGCAATCCGGCTTTCGAGGGCGATGTCGCCGCGGCAAGCAAGGGCGTCAGCCATATCGTCGTCACCCATGGCCATGGCGACCATGTCGGCGACACGCTCGCCATCGCGGCGGCGAACGATGCCACCGTGATCACCAATTACGACCTGTGCATGCATCTCGCCTCGAAGGGGCTGACGAAGTTCGAGCCGATGAACACCGGCGGCACCGTCGATCTCGGCGCCTTCTCGGTGACGCTCGTCCGGGCCGATCACTCAGCTGGCATGGGCGAGGCGGGCGTGGCCGTTCCGGTCGGCAACGCCAATGGCGCGATCATCAAGGCGCCCGGCGAGAAGACGCTCTGGCACATGGGCGACACCGACATCTTCGCCGACATGGCACTGCTCGCCGAACTCCACGGTGTCGAGATCTGCATCTGTCCGATCGGCGATCGCTTCACCATGGGAGCGAAGACCGCGGCGCTGGCGATGACCCGCTTCGTCAAGCCGAAGCTCGCGATTCCCTGCCACTACGGCTCCTTCCCGATCATCGCCCAGGACGCGGCGGTCTTCGTCGAGGGGCTGAAAGGCAGCGGGGTCGAGGCGCTGGTGCCGGAGAAGGGCAAGGCGGTCACGATCTGA
- a CDS encoding DUF1127 domain-containing protein, with the protein MNDTPASLLRSILATWHERIRARWKLTQMARENPHLLNDIGLTRQQVETEIAKRFWQR; encoded by the coding sequence ATGAACGATACTCCCGCCTCGCTCCTGCGAAGCATCCTTGCGACCTGGCACGAGCGTATCCGCGCTCGCTGGAAGCTCACGCAAATGGCGCGGGAAAATCCCCATCTGCTCAACGATATCGGCCTGACGAGACAGCAGGTCGAGACAGAGATCGCCAAGCGCTTCTGGCAACGCTAG
- a CDS encoding PhzF family phenazine biosynthesis protein — MPSYPFETVDVFTNRRFGGNQLAVFTDARGLSDAEMQALAAEMNYSETTFVLPPSDPANTARVRIFHRTAEMPFAGHPNVGTACVLAGHGRDRDGILLFEEMAGLVEVRIAHDAAGLVTGATIAAPQALSLGIQLPADAIAACAGLSSAEDVLTGRHQPQQASVGVKFVLAEVTPEALTRALPDIAAYRRLEQANPALERRLSIFFYAWDGDSVRARMFAPLAGTWEDPATGSASATLAALTLSLSDKDSVAFDIAQGVEMGRPSLLHVAARRIDGEIRATVGGGCVPVLRGEATV, encoded by the coding sequence ATGCCGTCCTATCCGTTCGAGACCGTCGACGTCTTCACCAACCGCCGCTTCGGCGGCAACCAGCTCGCCGTCTTCACCGATGCGCGCGGCCTCTCGGACGCCGAGATGCAGGCGCTGGCGGCGGAGATGAACTATAGCGAGACCACCTTCGTGCTGCCGCCGAGCGATCCGGCCAACACGGCGCGCGTCCGCATCTTCCATCGCACGGCCGAGATGCCCTTCGCCGGCCATCCCAATGTCGGCACCGCCTGCGTGCTCGCCGGCCATGGCCGCGACCGCGATGGCATCCTGCTGTTCGAGGAGATGGCCGGGTTGGTCGAGGTTCGCATTGCGCACGATGCCGCCGGGCTAGTGACGGGCGCGACCATCGCCGCGCCGCAGGCGCTCTCGCTAGGCATCCAGCTGCCTGCCGACGCCATAGCGGCCTGCGCCGGCCTTAGTAGCGCCGAGGATGTCCTCACCGGACGCCATCAGCCGCAGCAGGCCTCGGTCGGGGTCAAATTCGTCCTGGCCGAGGTCACGCCGGAGGCGCTGACACGCGCGCTGCCTGATATCGCGGCCTATCGCCGACTCGAACAGGCCAATCCGGCCCTTGAGAGACGCCTGTCGATCTTCTTCTACGCCTGGGATGGCGACAGCGTCCGCGCCCGCATGTTCGCGCCGCTCGCCGGCACCTGGGAGGATCCCGCAACCGGCAGTGCCAGCGCGACATTGGCGGCTCTGACTTTGTCGCTCTCCGATAAGGACAGCGTCGCCTTCGACATCGCACAGGGCGTCGAGATGGGCCGGCCTAGCCTGCTGCATGTCGCGGCTCGGCGCATCGACGGCGAGATTCGCGCCACCGTCGGCGGCGGCTGCGTGCCGGTGCTGCGCGGCGAGGCGACGGTGTGA